The sequence AAGCCTGCCACACCGATACGCCATAGGCTTGCAGGGCAGTTTCCACCTCCTGTGCCAAAGTCTGCGATTCGCTAATCTTGGGATGATGCAGCAGTCCAAATCGTTTCATTGCCAGCTCACAGTTGTTAATTCATGATTACCATAAGCCAAAACAGTGAAGATAACCTGATGATAAAGATGGTTTGCCTATGAATTATAGCCCAATCCGCCAACCTTGTCGAACTAAAGCCTTTGCCATACACCTCTGACATACAAAAGTAGGGCGGGTTAAAACCCTGCCCTATTGCTGCTTGTTACGGAATATCCCCACTGCGGGTTACTCTGCTCTTCAAGCCAAACGCCTGTGGCAGGCATACCGATGTCCACAACGCAGGCAACGCTGGGGCTCGTCGTGGCTTGGGGCAACATCTGGTGCACGCAAATCATGACGCATTGCTTCCAGTTTGGACAATAGGTAGTGACGCACTTCCTCTGTATAGTCAATGCGAAAAACTGCCTGGTGATACTTGAGGTAGCCGTAACGCGGGCGCTCTCCATATTCTTCCTCTACCAACAGGCAATAAGCCGCCAACTGCAGGATATCCCCCTCATATGGTTCAGCAGCGCGACGCCCAGGCTTCACTTCCACGGGCACAATCTGACCATGTTCCTTCACCAGGTAGTCTGGTTTGCCGGCAAGGCGATACCGCGGCGAAAACAATGGGCGTTCACAACACTGCCAGGCACCCGTATCTGCATACACGATCTGGCCTGTCGGCAAACCGGCCGCTAGCCTCTGTCTGCGGGTATAGAGGAGTAAACACGCTCCTGCCACGGCTAACAAAAGGGCAAGAAGCAACCAGAGCATAGGATTACGGCCTTTTCGTAAGAGGCAAAATGATGATGTGGGCCCCTTGAGGCCCCCACTCTGAAAACCACTTGGCTTCTTCGGGTGGCAATCGGATACAGCCATGGGACACGGGTCGCACACCCAAGGCATCCAAGTCTTGATAGATCTTTTCCCCGTTTTCCTTCAGATAGGGGGCACCATGGATCAAAACAGCGCCATAGTGATCGAACAAATACCAGGCATCATCAGCCCACGTTCCGAAGGAGAAGAAGGTGCCTACATATTTGCCTACTTCTCCTTCCCAGGCTGGCGTCATGGTCGTCTTATCCTCCGGATTACCTGTGCTGACCGGTATCGTGCGGATTTTGACACCATCCTCGTAAACATACATTGTTTGCGTATCCTGATCGATCAAGATGAAACGCTCGAAAGAAGCCTCCGGCCCAAGAGTAGGGATTGGAGATGGCGTCAGCGTCATGGTGGGTGTAGGCGACGGCGTTAGCGTGGCCGTAAACGTAGGACTGGGCAGCGGTGAGGGTTCAACGGTAGCAGTAGGCTGCATTGACAAGGTAGGAGAATGCCCAGGGTTACCCGGATCCAAGCTACACCCGACCACAACAAGCAGAGCTAGAGCGAGAAAGCACCATTTCCTGAGCATTACAGCCCTCGTCTCAGAAGATATATGCCCACTGTAGCAACTAGCACTGCCAGCAAGAGCAGCGCATAAGCCAGACGCTGCAGACGGAGATGGCGTGCCACAACGCGCCCATGCGCTCGGTGAGCAAAGTGACCACCGACCATCTCTAGTTTATGGCTAGATGGATATCCCTGCACAGAATCCAGCCACCAGCTGCGGGCACAAAAGGCATACTGACCCAGTTCACTGGCCATGATGACCGGCACAGAACGCTCGTCATCCATTGTCCGCACCTGCTGCTGGTTCTTTTTCCAAAGGGTATTCTGCCTGCCGCAAAGTACTCTCAAAGTCCCGTAGCGCACTCCGCAGAGCCTCCTGACGCGCAGCCATGGTCAGATCACCGCGTGTGCGTTCTAGAACTCCACGAACCATATCTGTAGTACGTCGCAGACCACCAGTGATGACATCGGGGTAATCAATGGTCACAAGCGTGCTATACACCTCTTCCATCACCTGTAGCATCGCTTCACAGCGGTCAATCTCACCTCTGCGAATGACATCCAGGACATAGCGTCGCACTTCACCCATCGCCTCCCCCAGACCATTGAGATAAGTAGCCGGTGGTACATCTAACTCATCGGGGGTGGGCAACGGCGCATCCGTGAGGAGCGCCCAGGTGATAGTGGCCTCAGCAAACTCTTTCAGCGCATCCTGTGTATATCCACTATAGTACAGATCAGGATGATCGCGCAGATCACTGGACATGCGTTGTGCTGCCGCCTTCGCCGTAGCCAGCAAATCCGCTGCCTTGTTATACTCAGCGCGATGTAGTGCACGAATGGCAAGGGCACAGCATCTAGTCAATTCGCGTGAGCGCGTCAGCGCTTGCTCACGTGTGGCATTCTTCGCTTCGAAATACGCCTGAATTTGCTCCGTGATATTCCCCAACCGTTCCAAGTCGCGCTCCTTTTTCTTCGGACCTCTAAGCCAGAAAAGGATTGTACTTTCGCTCGAAGCCGATGGTTGTCTTTGGGCCATGGCCGGGATAGACAACCGTATCATCGGGCAGGGTGAATAACTTGTCTCTGATGGATTGTAGTAGAACCCGCATGCTCCCCCCAGGAAAGTCCGTACGGCCAATGCCTAGATTAAACAGCGCGTCGCCACTGAAAATCACCTTCTCCTCCGGACTCCACAGACTAATGCTTCCAGGTGAATGCCCGGGTGTGTGCAATACATGTAACCGGACCGAACCAAATTCCACGGTTGCTCCCTCCTCGAGCAACAACGTCGCCGGCGGGCTGGGATGAACTTTGCCGACAAACACGGCAAAACTGCGCAGGGGATTGGTTAACATGTCCGCGTCTTTGGGATGGATAGCCAAAGAAGCGTCTGTCCCTTCTATCACTTCCTTATTAGCCATGATGTGATCAAAGTGGCCGTGTGTATTGACAACCAATTTGATATTCAGCTTCATCTGTTGCACAGTGCGCAAAATGTGAGCGCCATCTCCACCTGGGTCAATGACAATGCCTTCTTTTGTATTCTCGTCAGCAACAATATAACAATTAGTCTGCAATGGTCCAACGACAAGCAGTTCGACGATCAAATTGTCCTCCTCATGCTCTGCCAGGGCAAAGAAACAGCATACTTGTCCTTCCTCATCGTTGCCGCAAGTATATCACATTCACGCAGTACGGACAAGCGCAGCTGCCGCTCCGAACAGCATCCCCGATGCTTCTTTGTTGCTGACAAGACGCTATGATACAATACCACGGCGTTGACCACTCCTTTCATCGTGCTTCCTTTCCAGTGCGGATGCAGGAGAATGGTTCGGCTATTATGGCACAACTATGCGTTGTCACGCCATGAGTGGACTCAAACTATACGGGAGGATAAGGACATTGGAACAGCCATTGCAGGGTATACGCATCCTCGACCTGACTCGCTTGGCACCAGGGCCCTACGCATCTTCAGCCTTGGCCAATCTCGGTGCTGAAGTCATCAAGATCGAGAGGCCACGTTTTGGTGATCCACTGCGCTACGTATCACGTTTTGGCGTCGATGGTGGGGCCGCAATGTTTGAGCTGCTAAACCGCAACAAAAAGAGCATGACGCTCAATCTGAGAGCGCCCGAAGGCAGGGGTATCCTACAGGAATTGGCGCAGCGTGCTGACGTGCTCTTAGAAGGTTTTCGCCCAGGTGTGATGAAACGGCTTGGGCTCGATTACGAAACACTGGCAGCAGTGAATCCGCGCTTGATCTATGCCTCGCTCAGCGGATATGGCCAGAGAGGCCCTTATCATCTGCGTGCCGGCCACGATTTGGACTATATCGCTCTTGGAGGACTTTTGGCTCTCACCGGGACAAAAGATGGTCCCCCGGTTATTCCTGGCGTGCCCATCGCTGACCTGGTGGGAGGATTGTGGATGGCCTTCGGAGTGGTCGCTGCGCTTTTGGGACGCGAGCATAGTGGACGGGGTCAGTATCTGGATATTGCAATGCTAGATAGCATCGTCGCTCTGCTGGCTATACCATTGGCCGAGTGGCTGACGACGGGGCATGTCCCTCAACGAGGCCAAACGTGGCTGACGGGCAAGCTGGCATGCTACCATGTTTATGAGACAGCAGACGGAGGGTACATGGCTCTGGGAGCATTGGAGCCCGAGTTCTGGCAAGCTTTCTGCAGGGCTGTTGGTCGCCTAGAGTGGCAAGCACGGCAATATGACGCCGATCAGGCAAGCCTAATCG is a genomic window of Chloroflexota bacterium containing:
- a CDS encoding L,D-transpeptidase family protein translates to MLRKWCFLALALLVVVGCSLDPGNPGHSPTLSMQPTATVEPSPLPSPTFTATLTPSPTPTMTLTPSPIPTLGPEASFERFILIDQDTQTMYVYEDGVKIRTIPVSTGNPEDKTTMTPAWEGEVGKYVGTFFSFGTWADDAWYLFDHYGAVLIHGAPYLKENGEKIYQDLDALGVRPVSHGCIRLPPEEAKWFSEWGPQGAHIIILPLTKRP
- a CDS encoding Dna2/Cas4 domain-containing protein produces the protein MLWLLLALLLAVAGACLLLYTRRQRLAAGLPTGQIVYADTGAWQCCERPLFSPRYRLAGKPDYLVKEHGQIVPVEVKPGRRAAEPYEGDILQLAAYCLLVEEEYGERPRYGYLKYHQAVFRIDYTEEVRHYLLSKLEAMRHDLRAPDVAPSHDEPQRCLRCGHRYACHRRLA
- a CDS encoding CoA transferase; translated protein: MEQPLQGIRILDLTRLAPGPYASSALANLGAEVIKIERPRFGDPLRYVSRFGVDGGAAMFELLNRNKKSMTLNLRAPEGRGILQELAQRADVLLEGFRPGVMKRLGLDYETLAAVNPRLIYASLSGYGQRGPYHLRAGHDLDYIALGGLLALTGTKDGPPVIPGVPIADLVGGLWMAFGVVAALLGREHSGRGQYLDIAMLDSIVALLAIPLAEWLTTGHVPQRGQTWLTGKLACYHVYETADGGYMALGALEPEFWQAFCRAVGRLEWQARQYDADQASLIAEVAALFRTQSRAYWTNLFATHDCCCEPVLSLDEVFAHPQTVHRQLWHDGNLAMPLDGRETPQSPAPVLGQHTSEILAELGYTATDMERLRQKGVI
- a CDS encoding MBL fold metallo-hydrolase; amino-acid sequence: MIVELLVVGPLQTNCYIVADENTKEGIVIDPGGDGAHILRTVQQMKLNIKLVVNTHGHFDHIMANKEVIEGTDASLAIHPKDADMLTNPLRSFAVFVGKVHPSPPATLLLEEGATVEFGSVRLHVLHTPGHSPGSISLWSPEEKVIFSGDALFNLGIGRTDFPGGSMRVLLQSIRDKLFTLPDDTVVYPGHGPKTTIGFERKYNPFLA
- a CDS encoding haloacid dehalogenase gives rise to the protein MAQRQPSASSESTILFWLRGPKKKERDLERLGNITEQIQAYFEAKNATREQALTRSRELTRCCALAIRALHRAEYNKAADLLATAKAAAQRMSSDLRDHPDLYYSGYTQDALKEFAEATITWALLTDAPLPTPDELDVPPATYLNGLGEAMGEVRRYVLDVIRRGEIDRCEAMLQVMEEVYSTLVTIDYPDVITGGLRRTTDMVRGVLERTRGDLTMAARQEALRSALRDFESTLRQAEYPLEKEPAAGADNG